The genomic region CCACCCGGTCGCGCAGCCAGCCGACGCGGTTCTCGAGCGACTTCAACAGCTCGCCGGTGCCGACGAACTCCTGCCACCGCGCCAGCACCTCGCCACGCAGGAGGGTGCCGTCGGCGGTGGCGCGCACGGCGTCGGCGACCGCGCGCTCGTAGGCCCGGTCGGCCTCCTCACGCAGCGTCGCCGCGGCGCCCACCTGCACGGCGGCCGCGTCGGCCACGGGGTGCACGTGGTGGGTGATGCTGCGAATCGCGCCGTCGAGGGTCTGCTTGACCACCGCCGCCCGGGCGCCGGCGTCGGAGGCCAGCGACTCCAGCCAGCCCCGCACGTCGGCGACGTGTCCGGCCGGCAGCAGCCCGGCCTCGTCGACGGTCCCCTCGTTGACCACGAACAGCGGGGAGTCCTTCAGCCCGCGCGAGGCCAGCATCCGGGCCAGGTGGGTCGAGACGGTCTGCACGGCGTCGGGGGCCGTGCGGTCGAGCACGACCGCGACGGCGGTCGAGCGGTCCGCGGCCTGCTTGAGGAAGCCCCACGGCACCTGGTCGGCGTAGCGCGCGGCCGAGGTGACGAAGAGCCACAGGTCGGCGGCGGCCAGCAGCTGGGCGGCCAGGGTGCGGTTGCGCTCCTCGACGGAGTCGACGTCGGGGGCGTCGAGGATCGCCAGCCCTTGCGGCACGGTGTCGGAGGGCACCAGCTGCAGCGCGTCGGGGTCGTTGGTCGAGTGCTCGACGCGACGCAGGTCGGGCAGCAGCCGGTCCTGGCCGAACCAGTGCCCGTCGTCGGGATGGTGCACCAGCACCGGGGAGCGGGTGGTGGGGCGCAGCACGCCCGGCTCGGTGACCCTGCGCCCGACGAGGGAGTTGACCAGGGTCGACTTGCCGGCCCCGGTCGAGCCGCCCACCACGGTCAGCAGCGGCGCGTCGATGGTCATCACCCGCGGGATGACGTAGTCCTCGAGCTGGTCGACCATCTCCTGGTGCGAGGCGCGCACCTCCTCGACCCCGGGGAGGTCGAGGGGCAGGGTCGCGGCCTGGAGGGCGCCGCGCAGGCGCACCAGCGCGGTGAGCATCTGCGCGTCGTCGACCCCGGTGGGGCCACCAGGGCCGTCGGGGCTGGCGTCGTGCGGGGCTGTCATCGGGTCGGAACCACCTGTCCGGGAAAGGCGATGGACGGTCGTACGGCGCGGATGCGGGCGACGTAGTGCTGTCCTCGGAGTGCGAAGTCTGGCGGAGGAGTGCCCCGCAGGTAGCGATGATGCAGGAACCCGAGCTCGATCACCGCTTGCTGGTAGTCACGCATGGCCCGCTCCCCCGCGGCACCACCCAGCTGGCGGGCATGGGCACGCGCTCGGCGGCGCGCCCCGAGGTCCACCACCCAGCCGATGTCGGTCGCCGGGAGCAGGCCCTGCCGGGCCGCGTCGCCGAGCGCGGCCGCGAGCATCAGGCGCTCCGAGCGCCGGGCCCACACGGCGATGGCGAACAGGCCCACCAGCGCGGGGAACATCAGCACCACGTAGACCGCGACGAAGCTGCCCATGCCGTAGATCGTCGAGCCGTTCCACAGCCCGTGGGCGAGCACGGCGAGCACGTAGCCCGCCAGGGGGGCCAGCACCCGCACCGCCGGTGAGCGCGACCCGACGGCCAGGCCCACGCCGATGCCGATGAAGGTGGTGAAGAACGGGTGCGCGAACGGGCTGAAGAGGCAGCGCACCACGAAGGTGGCCGTCAGGGCCTCGGTGCCACCCGGCCCCATCCCGTCGGTCCCGTTGTACGCCGCCGCGAGGTAGAGGACGTTCTCCACGAACGCGAAGCCGATGCCCACCATCCCGGCGTACACGATGCCGTCGAGGACACCGTCGAGCTCGGCCCGGCGCCACCACAGCAGCAGCACGAGGAAGGCGCCCTTGGACAGCTCCTCGGTGACCGGGGCGACCACGGCCAGGCTGGCGGCCTCGGTGACCCCGACGAAGAAGCCGCCGAGGCCCTGGACCAGCAGGGCCGCCGCGGTGGCCACGAACCCGCCCCACAGGAGCCCCAGGAGCAGCAGCGACCGGGGCTCGGGCTCGTAGCGGTCGAGCCACAGGTAGCACGCGACCAGCGGCCCCACCGGCAGCGCTGCGAGGGCGGTGGCCAGCACGAGCGTGCCCGGCCCTCCGGACAGGGCCACGACCAGCAGGATCGGCAGCGCGCCGAGCACGACCAGCCCGGTGACGACGGCCGTGAAGACGACGTTGTCTCGACGGGCCGGCACCATGGCAGCAGAGCCTATCGGCAGCAGGCGCCGGGGCGGCCGCGCGGCATCGCCGGGCGTGAGCGGCCGACGTAGCATGACGGGCATGAGCGAGCAGAGCACCCCGGAGTCGACCGAGCCCAAGACCGAGTCGCACGACCCCGCCGTGCCTGCGGCCTACTCCGAGCTCATGCGCACCGGCTGGGGCGAGCGCGAGCTGGACCTGCCGCGCCATCCCGTGGCCGAGCTCGCTGCGCAGCGGCGCGCCCGCCTGGCCGAGGCCTTCGCCGGCGAGCGGCTGGTGCTGCCGGCCGGCACCTACAAGGTGCGCTCCAACGACACCGACTACCGCTTCCGCAGCGACACCGCGCACACCTACTTCACCGGCAACCTGACCAGCGACGCCGTGCTGGTGCTCACCGACGGTGAGGCGGTGCTCTACGCACGCCCGCGCTCGGACCGCGACACCGACGAGTTCTTCCGTGACCGCCAGTACGGCGAGCTGTGGGCCGGGCGCCGCCCCTCGGCGCGCGAGATCTCCGACTCCCTGGGCATCGAGGTGCGTCACGTCGACCGGCTCGCCGAGGACCTCGCGGTCACCGGGCCCAAGACCCGGGTCCACCGGGGGGTCTCCCCCCACGTCGACCGCCTGGTCGGTGCCGACGCCGGGCTCGACGCCGAGCTGGCCCGGGTGGCCTCGGAGATGCGGCTGGTCAAGGACGACTGGGAGGTCGCGCAGCTGCAGGAGGCCTGCGACGCCACCACCCTCGGCTTCGAGGACTCCGTCTCCGACTGGGCCAACGTGCTCAAGTACGGCGAGCGCTGGATCGAGGGCACCTTCTTCCGCCGCGCCCGGGCGATGGGCAACGACATCGGCTACGACTCGATCGTCGGTGGCGGCAAGCACGCCACGACCCTGCACTGGATCGAGAACTCGGGGCCGATCACGCCCGGCGAGCTGGTGCTGCTCGACATGGGCGTCGAGGGGCACAACCTCTACACCGCCGACGTGACCCGCACGCTGCCGGTCGACGGCACCTACACCGCTACGCAGCGCGAGCTCTACGACCTCGTGCTCGCCGCGCAGGAGGCCGGCATCCAGGCGGTGCGGCCGGGCACCCCGTTCGCCGACGTGCACACCGCCTCGATGACCGTGCTCGCACACGGCCTCGAGGACATGGGGCTGCTGCCCGTGCCCGCGGCCCAGGCCCTCGACCCCGACAGCAAGGTCTACGCCCGGTGGACCCTGCACGGCACCAGCCACATGCTCGGCATGGACGTGCACGACTGCGGCGCGGCCGCTCCCGAGTCCTACGCCAAGGGCACCCTCGTCGAGGGCATGGTCCTCACCGTCGAGCCGGGCCTGTACTTCCAGGAGGACGACCTGCTGGTCCCCGAGGAGCTGCGCGGCATCGGCATCCGCATCGAGGACGACGTGCTGGTCACCTCCGACGGGCACCGCAACCTCTCGGCGGCGCTGCCGCGCAGCGCGGACGACGTCGAGGCCTGGATGGGCTCCCGCCTCTGAGCCGACCGGCTCTCAGCCGAGCGGGGCAGGCAGGTCGATCCAGAAGGTCGATCCCTCGCCCGGCCGGGAGTCGACGCCCAGCCGGCCGCCGTCGCGCTCGGCCACGGAGCGCGCCAGCGACAGGCCCAGCCCGGTGCCGCGGACCCCGGGCTCGGCGAAGCGGACGAACGGCTCGAAGACCTGGCTCAGCTGGCGCGGCGTCAGGCCGGGCCCGGTGTCCTTGACGCTGATCCGCACCCGGGCCTCGCCCCCCTCCCCGCTCGTGCTGGTGGCGGTGATGGTGACGCTGCCGCCGCGCCGGTTGTGGGCGACCGCGTTCCCGACCAGGTTCGTCAGCACCTGGCGCACCCCGGCCGGGGTGGCCGCGACGACCAGGGCGGGGTCGACGTCGGCGCCCACCAGGACCTCCGCCGTTGCTGCCGGGGTACGCACCCAGTGGACGACGTCCTGGACCGCCTCGGCGACCACCACGGTCTCGCGCCCGCCGTCACCGAGCAGCCGGGCGGTGCTGAGGAGGTCCTCCACGATCGCCAGCAGCTGCTCGCCGGCGCCGACGATGATGCCTGCGTCCTTGTGGACCTGGGTGACGAAATCAGCCAGCCGCTCCACGTCCTCGACACCGGCGAGGTCCTCGGCTTCGCTCTGCAGCACCTCCGCGAAGCCAAGGATCGCGCTGAGAGGGGTGCGCAGCTCGTGGCCGGTGGCGGCGAAGAACTGCTGCTGCACAGCGCTGACCTGGTCGCCGCGCACGATCGCATCGGCGAGGGACCGCCGAGCCGCCTCCGCCGACATCCGCGAGGTGAGGGCGGCGCTGAGCAGGCGCACGTCGGCCACGAGCACCTCGGACCAGGGGCCGGTCTCCTCGCTGCCGACCGAGAGGCTGCCGAACATGCTGGCGCCGCTCAGCAGGGCGTGGGTCATGCAGGAGTGGATGGAGCAACGGGCCAGCTCGCGGGCGTCCTGCGCCGCCTCCGGCGGCAGCAGGTCGACGTCGGCCAGCACTGCGACGTGCCGCCTGGACTGCTCGGAGATCCACGGCATGGTCAGCGCGTCCTGTGGTCCGGCGTCAGGCCCGGGCAAGACCGTGCAGGCCGAGCCGGGTCGCCGCCACTGCCGCAGCCAGGCCCGAGCCCCCAGGTGCACCCACGAGCTCTCGTCGGCGGGGCTGAAGGTCGTCAGGGCGACCGCGACCGCACCGACGCGCGGATCGGTGAGGGCGTGCTCGGCCAGACGCTCGAGTGCCTCGTCGACCTCGACCTCCGCGCGCAGCACGTCCTGAGCCAACCGGACGGCGGCGGCGCTGGGGCGTGCCGACGCGGGGACCACCTGCAGGCCCGCCCTCATCACGCTCATCCCTCCCCCCTCCACGCTCACGAGATCTCGACCAGCGCGGGTCGAGGAAAGATACCGCGGGACTGGTCCACGTACGCAGGCGATACCAGGTCGAGGCGGTGAGCAGCCGCCCACGACGTCAGCTCCGTGAGCTGCGCCAGGCCCACCGTGCGCCCCGGACAGGCGTGCGGGCCGGCCCCGAAGGGCAGCCACGCGCCGGGGCGGGCGGTCGCGTCGTCCCATCGTCCCGGGTCGAGGACCACGCGCTCGGCACCGCGGTCGCACTCCCCCGCCGGAACGAGATCGGCAAGCCGGCCCAGCAGCAAGGGGCTGACCAGGACGACGCCGCCCTCGGGCAGCCGGACGCCGGCTAGGGTCGTCTCGCGGCGGGTCACCCGCGCGGTGACCCACGTCGGCGGGGCGACCCGCAAGACCTCCCAGACCACCTGGACCGGTGCCAGGCCGCCGGTGTGCAGGCGGTCCTGAACCTCGGGGCGCTCGGCCAGCCCGACGAGCAACCAGGCCCCTGCGGCCACCGGCACCTGGGTGCCGGCGGCCAGCACCGTGGCGGTGCCCGGCGGCTCGGCTGCGCCCAGCTGGTCCAGGAGGGTCTCGAGCCGGTGGCGCGCGCCGTCCTCGCTGCGGCGTGCGCGCGACCAGGCAGGCAGCGGCCGAGGGCTCGCGATGACCGGACCCAGGGCGTCGACCCAGTCGAGCACCGCGTCGGCGACCCGGTCGCGATCGGCTGCTGCGAGGGCCGGGAGCGTGGCCGCTGTCGTCGAGCGCGCCACCGGCCTGCGGAGCAGGGCCATGGCGTCGTGCTGGGCACCGGCGGTGCGCGCGAGCTCCAGGTCGAGCTCGGTGCGCAGCACGACGGCGGCCCCGGCCGCTCGTTCGTGGGACAGCGGCGCGACGACCCCGTGCGGCGAGCGGCCGCGCATCTCCGCGCGCCGCACCGCGCGCCGACTCACGTCGACAGGGAAGTCGTAGGTGGCGGGGTCGGTGAGGACGGTCCGGGCCTGGTCCAGAGTGGTGGCTACCCAAGGGCCGTGGCGGCCCAGGGCGCGGGGCCGGTCGTTCCCCGCCGCACGCAGCACGGCACCGAGACGACCTGGGGTGTCCTCGGTGCCGTGCTCGAGCGCAGACGTCATCCGCCCGCGACTCTGGTGGTGGGCGCGCTCAGCGGCCCGGACGCCAGCCGTACATGGCGGCGACCTGGCGCGCGACGCGCCGCTTCTGGATGAGCTTCAACATGGATGTTCCTCCCTTGGTGGTGCGGTGACATGACAGTCCCGAGAACCACCGCACGGTCCCTCCCCGGCGGCTGCGGTCAGCATAGTGAGCGCGCAGCCTCGGCGACCATCAAAATCATTTACTCGCACCCACGACCACCCTTCAGTCCTTACCGCCTCAGCGGGGCTGGGCGAGCTCCTCGAGCAGGTCGAGCAGCTGCTGCTTGCGGAAGGGCTTGGGCAGCACGGCGTCGACCCCGAGCTCGTGCAGGGTCGGACGCTTGTCGCCGGCCCACGCGCTGACGACCACGACCCGCAGGTCGGGAGCCACGTCGGGGTGCGCCCGCAGCCAGCGCACCACCTCCTCGCCGCTCATCCGGGGCATGGAGAGGTCGAGGAACATCACGTCGTACGGCGCGGCCGCGAGCACCTCGACGGCGTGCTGGCCGTCCTCGGCCTCGTCGGCGCTGTGCCCCAACCGGGTCAGCATCCGCACCATGATGTCTCGGATGTCCTCCTGGTCGTCGACGACCAGGAAGCGCCACCCGGCCCCGTCGGGGGAGGTGGCGCCAGTCCCCGAGCCCTGCGACGCATCCACGTCAGGAGCCTAGCGATCTTTACGCGCGCCGCAGGGGTTCACGCCGAAGCCGCCCGGGTCGCTCCCCCGGCCCCCGCCTCGACGTCGTCCTCGAGGCGACCGGCCACCCGGTGCGCGACCAGCAGGACGGCTGCGCCCGCCACGATGGTCACGGCGAAGCCGGCGAGCACCGACCCGACCAGCGCGACCGTGACGTAGCCGAGCGTGGCGGCGACCACCGAGATGACGACGTACGGCAGCTGCGTGGTGACGTGGGTGATCACGTTGCAGCCGGCACCGGTCGAGCTGAGGATCGTGGTGTCGGAGATCGGGGAGGCGTGGTCGCCCGCCACCGCACCGGCCAGCACCGCGCCGAGCGCGGGCAGCAGCAGCTCGGGGGCGTCGAGGGCGTTGACGATGCCGCCGGCGATGGGCAGCAGGAGGCCGAACGACCCCCAGGAGGTGCCGGTGGCGAAGGCCATCGCGCCCGCGAGCAGGAAGACGGTCGGGATCAGCCAGGACGCCGAGATCGAGGAGTCCTCGACGAGGCCGCCGAGGAAGTCGCCGGTGCCGAGCGCGGCGATGAGGGACCCGAGCATCCAGGCCAGCAGCAGGATGCTGACGGCCGGCCACATCGACCGCAGGCCCTCGAGCCAGCCACGACCGAAGGTGCTCCGCCCGAACTTGGGGTTCGAGGAGGTGTCGCGGGCGTAGTAGTAGATCGAGGCCAGCAGGCCCAGCGCGCCACCGACGAGCAGCGAGAGGGTCACGTCGGTCTCGGCGAGCACGTCGATGGGCGACCACGAGCCCGACCCGCGACGACCGGTCACCACGATCCCGCCCAGCACTCCCAGGACGAGCAGGCCGAAGGGGACGACCAGGGCCCGCTTGGCGCCGGGTCGGTGCACGGGCAGGTCCTGCGAGAGCTGGCCCGGGATGTCGTCGTCGCTGTCGTAGGTCTCCCCCTCGACGAGCGCGCGCCGCTCCTCCCCGCGCATCGGGCCGATGTCGACGCCGAGCAGGGCGACGAGCGCGACCATCAGCAGCGCGGCGTAGGCGTAGTAGTTGGCACCGGCGGCGCGCAGGAACGCGCTCACGTCGCTCATGGCGAGCGACGACTCGTCCACGATCGGCCCGATGACCCCGAGGATGTAGGCGCCCCAGCTGGAGAACGGCACGAGCACCGCGACGGGCGCCGAGGTCGAGTCCACGAGGTAGGTCAGCTTGGCGCGCGAGACGCGGAAGCGGTCGGTGACCGGCCGGGTCACCTGGCCGACGGTGAGGGCGTTGAAGTAGTCGTCGATGAAGATCGCCATGCCCAGCAGGGCGGGCAGCACCACCGCGCCGCGGCGCGTCCTGATGCGTTCCTGCGCCCAGTCGGCGAAGGCCTTGGTGCCGCCGGACATCAGGATGAACGCGGTGATGACCCCGAGGGTGAGGGTGAAGACGAGGATGTAGACGTAGGTGGTGTTGAGGCCTCCGTCGACCCAGAAGATCTCCGCGAACGCGCTCGCGACCAGCTCGACGGTGCCCCACGGGGACCCGTCGGCCACCAGGAACGCGGCGCTGATCACCCCCAGCCCCAGGGACAGCAGCACCTTGCGGGTGGCCACCACCAGACCGATCGCCAGCAGCGGCGGGAGCAGTGTCAGGAACTCGTACGACTCGACCACGGGGCTCTCCTCCTGGCGGGGAGCACCACGCTACCCCCGCGGAGGACCGCCCGCGCCCACCCTGGCGCACCGGCGCGAGCACCGCGGACCCGTCCCGGCCCGGTCGCCGCTAGGCTTGCGCGGGGCCCAGCGGCCCCTCGCCTCCGTAGCTCAGCTGGATAGAGCAGCGGCCTTCTAATCCGCCGGTCGCAGGTTCGAGTCCTGCCGGGGGCGCCGGGACCAAAATAGCCTCTGACCTGCACAGACAGGCCAGAGGCTACTTTGGCTCAGGGAGCATTGATCGTCGTTGTGTGTCCGTTGGCGTCCGTAACGGGTCATTAGGCAGTCCTCTTAGGACTGCTGGCCGTACACGCGCCAGGCTTCCTCGTAGACACGGTCGAGGATCTCGGCGACGGTCAGGCCCTCCGCGCGACAGGCCCGGAGGATCGGGTCCTCTGCACCCCACTCCTCGACTTCGGTGTAGAGGCGGAGGGTCATTTCGGGCGTGGTGTGGCCGAGCCATGCCTGAACTTCGGGGACCCCGGCCCCCGCCGCTAGGAGTAGTGAGGCGCCGGTGGCTCGGGCGTCGTGCGGGGTGGGTGGCTTGCGTCGTCCTTCGTGACGGTCGTTGGGGTCGCCGACGAGCCCCGCGGCGTTGCACTGTTCGCGCCACCAGGTGTTGAGGTCGTCGCCGCGCATCCACGACCTGGATGCCGGAGACCGAAACAGCGGCTCGCCTTGCACGCCGGTGTGGGCCGCATCTTCTCCCAGGTCGATCATGAGGCCTCGCGGGATCGCAACCCTGCGGCGAGATCCCCGCGTTTTGGTCGGCCCGAGGGTGGGAGCGCCACCGTTGTCGG from Nocardioides salarius harbors:
- a CDS encoding aminopeptidase P family protein, producing the protein MSEQSTPESTEPKTESHDPAVPAAYSELMRTGWGERELDLPRHPVAELAAQRRARLAEAFAGERLVLPAGTYKVRSNDTDYRFRSDTAHTYFTGNLTSDAVLVLTDGEAVLYARPRSDRDTDEFFRDRQYGELWAGRRPSAREISDSLGIEVRHVDRLAEDLAVTGPKTRVHRGVSPHVDRLVGADAGLDAELARVASEMRLVKDDWEVAQLQEACDATTLGFEDSVSDWANVLKYGERWIEGTFFRRARAMGNDIGYDSIVGGGKHATTLHWIENSGPITPGELVLLDMGVEGHNLYTADVTRTLPVDGTYTATQRELYDLVLAAQEAGIQAVRPGTPFADVHTASMTVLAHGLEDMGLLPVPAAQALDPDSKVYARWTLHGTSHMLGMDVHDCGAAAPESYAKGTLVEGMVLTVEPGLYFQEDDLLVPEELRGIGIRIEDDVLVTSDGHRNLSAALPRSADDVEAWMGSRL
- a CDS encoding response regulator; the protein is MDASQGSGTGATSPDGAGWRFLVVDDQEDIRDIMVRMLTRLGHSADEAEDGQHAVEVLAAAPYDVMFLDLSMPRMSGEEVVRWLRAHPDVAPDLRVVVVSAWAGDKRPTLHELGVDAVLPKPFRKQQLLDLLEELAQPR
- a CDS encoding Na+/H+ antiporter NhaC family protein; its protein translation is MVESYEFLTLLPPLLAIGLVVATRKVLLSLGLGVISAAFLVADGSPWGTVELVASAFAEIFWVDGGLNTTYVYILVFTLTLGVITAFILMSGGTKAFADWAQERIRTRRGAVVLPALLGMAIFIDDYFNALTVGQVTRPVTDRFRVSRAKLTYLVDSTSAPVAVLVPFSSWGAYILGVIGPIVDESSLAMSDVSAFLRAAGANYYAYAALLMVALVALLGVDIGPMRGEERRALVEGETYDSDDDIPGQLSQDLPVHRPGAKRALVVPFGLLVLGVLGGIVVTGRRGSGSWSPIDVLAETDVTLSLLVGGALGLLASIYYYARDTSSNPKFGRSTFGRGWLEGLRSMWPAVSILLLAWMLGSLIAALGTGDFLGGLVEDSSISASWLIPTVFLLAGAMAFATGTSWGSFGLLLPIAGGIVNALDAPELLLPALGAVLAGAVAGDHASPISDTTILSSTGAGCNVITHVTTQLPYVVISVVAATLGYVTVALVGSVLAGFAVTIVAGAAVLLVAHRVAGRLEDDVEAGAGGATRAASA
- a CDS encoding GTPase domain-containing protein, which produces MLTALVRLRGALQAATLPLDLPGVEEVRASHQEMVDQLEDYVIPRVMTIDAPLLTVVGGSTGAGKSTLVNSLVGRRVTEPGVLRPTTRSPVLVHHPDDGHWFGQDRLLPDLRRVEHSTNDPDALQLVPSDTVPQGLAILDAPDVDSVEERNRTLAAQLLAAADLWLFVTSAARYADQVPWGFLKQAADRSTAVAVVLDRTAPDAVQTVSTHLARMLASRGLKDSPLFVVNEGTVDEAGLLPAGHVADVRGWLESLASDAGARAAVVKQTLDGAIRSITHHVHPVADAAAVQVGAAATLREEADRAYERAVADAVRATADGTLLRGEVLARWQEFVGTGELLKSLENRVGWLRDRVVNAVKGKPQQAERVTVAVESGLELLILEHAEQAAERAEAAWQQHAAGVGLLAQAGPDIGRASRELRRRAERAVRDWQGDVLELVKAEGADKRSTARFLAFGVNGLSVALMVVVFTHTAGLTGAEAGIAGGSAALGQKLLEAVFGDQAVRGLAERARGMLEERITALLDSERERFTSLVDALGLAPDAAEQLRQAARRVDDVRFAAAPRQG
- a CDS encoding PrsW family intramembrane metalloprotease, with translation MVPARRDNVVFTAVVTGLVVLGALPILLVVALSGGPGTLVLATALAALPVGPLVACYLWLDRYEPEPRSLLLLGLLWGGFVATAAALLVQGLGGFFVGVTEAASLAVVAPVTEELSKGAFLVLLLWWRRAELDGVLDGIVYAGMVGIGFAFVENVLYLAAAYNGTDGMGPGGTEALTATFVVRCLFSPFAHPFFTTFIGIGVGLAVGSRSPAVRVLAPLAGYVLAVLAHGLWNGSTIYGMGSFVAVYVVLMFPALVGLFAIAVWARRSERLMLAAALGDAARQGLLPATDIGWVVDLGARRRARAHARQLGGAAGERAMRDYQQAVIELGFLHHRYLRGTPPPDFALRGQHYVARIRAVRPSIAFPGQVVPTR
- a CDS encoding tyrosine-type recombinase/integrase, with protein sequence MTPVPGRIILGDRPIGEITIEAVEEWARACRRTGMKPASVQKWGRHLSQCMAWAVARGYIPTNPVDGAVLVPRGSVADTRPKRYFLTLREMIRLAETTPIESRTLMETLLWSGCRQGEIRAISPGDLIHQPGAMLAIRHSISDNGGAPTLGPTKTRGSRRRVAIPRGLMIDLGEDAAHTGVQGEPLFRSPASRSWMRGDDLNTWWREQCNAAGLVGDPNDRHEGRRKPPTPHDARATGASLLLAAGAGVPEVQAWLGHTTPEMTLRLYTEVEEWGAEDPILRACRAEGLTVAEILDRVYEEAWRVYGQQS
- a CDS encoding sensor histidine kinase, translating into MSVMRAGLQVVPASARPSAAAVRLAQDVLRAEVEVDEALERLAEHALTDPRVGAVAVALTTFSPADESSWVHLGARAWLRQWRRPGSACTVLPGPDAGPQDALTMPWISEQSRRHVAVLADVDLLPPEAAQDARELARCSIHSCMTHALLSGASMFGSLSVGSEETGPWSEVLVADVRLLSAALTSRMSAEAARRSLADAIVRGDQVSAVQQQFFAATGHELRTPLSAILGFAEVLQSEAEDLAGVEDVERLADFVTQVHKDAGIIVGAGEQLLAIVEDLLSTARLLGDGGRETVVVAEAVQDVVHWVRTPAATAEVLVGADVDPALVVAATPAGVRQVLTNLVGNAVAHNRRGGSVTITATSTSGEGGEARVRISVKDTGPGLTPRQLSQVFEPFVRFAEPGVRGTGLGLSLARSVAERDGGRLGVDSRPGEGSTFWIDLPAPLG
- a CDS encoding cytochrome P450, which translates into the protein MTSALEHGTEDTPGRLGAVLRAAGNDRPRALGRHGPWVATTLDQARTVLTDPATYDFPVDVSRRAVRRAEMRGRSPHGVVAPLSHERAAGAAVVLRTELDLELARTAGAQHDAMALLRRPVARSTTAATLPALAAADRDRVADAVLDWVDALGPVIASPRPLPAWSRARRSEDGARHRLETLLDQLGAAEPPGTATVLAAGTQVPVAAGAWLLVGLAERPEVQDRLHTGGLAPVQVVWEVLRVAPPTWVTARVTRRETTLAGVRLPEGGVVLVSPLLLGRLADLVPAGECDRGAERVVLDPGRWDDATARPGAWLPFGAGPHACPGRTVGLAQLTELTSWAAAHRLDLVSPAYVDQSRGIFPRPALVEIS